Below is a window of Methanocorpusculum sp. DNA.
CGGATTCGGCGAGTATAAACTCATGCCCGAATCGGTCGACGATCTCTGGCATCTTTCGCATCTGATCAGTCCGGGAAACACTGTTTACGCAGTAACGCTCCGGACAGTGGACGGACCGACCGACAAATTACGTTCGGAAAAACTCGAGAAGCGGCCGGTGAAGATCGGCGTAAAATGTGATAAGGTGGAGTTTGTCCCGGAATCTTCCCGGCTCCGGGTCTTTGGGCTCATCAGTTACGGGCCGGACATGGGCCAGCATCACACGCTGAACATCGAAGCAGGATATGAGATCGGTGTGGTCCGGCAATGGAAGCCGATCGATCTTGCACGTCTGGAACGGGCGGTCTCCTCCTCGGTTCACGGCGTGGTCCACATCGTGGCGATCGAAGACGGAGAGGCCGAACTTTACCGGGTCCGGCAGTACGGACCCGAGAGAATAACCACCATGACGGTCGGCAGCGGAAAATCCGCCGAACTGGATTCAAGACAGGCATTGTTCGTCGAACTCCTGGCGTTTCTCGAGAAAGTCACCGGATCCATCGTAGTTGCCGGACCGGGATTCGTGAAAGAGGATTTCGTCAAGTTCGCGAAAACCAAGGCACCCGAGATCGCCGAACGCATGCTTCTCGCCGACACGCGGCGGTGCGGCTACGGCGCGATCCAGGAAGCGATCGGAAACGGCGTTCTTGCACGGGTTGCCGAGGATCTTCAGCTCGCAAAAGAGGTCTCGTTCATGGATGAGGTGTTTCTCAGGATCGGTCAGAACGGTGCCGTTGCTTATGGGAAAAACGAGGTCCGGCAGTCGATCGATTACGGAGCCGCCGAGACGATCCTCGTCGCCGACTCGTTTGTTCGGGACGCAAATGTTTCCCGTATGATCGAAGGGGCGGAGCGGCTCGGTGCGAACGTCATCGTTCTCTCGACCGAATTCGAACCGGGAACCCGCCTCGTCGGTCTTGGCGGGGTCGCGGCTCTGTTGAGATATAAGATCTGAGTTACTGATACTCGATCAGATTCTGTACTTCTTTTGGCAGTCCACCTTTGAACTTCTGCGAGATGGACTGGTAATACTCGCGCACCCGTTCGTTCATGGTTGGATGGACCCGTTTCTTTGCTTCGGCAAAATCATCGGCGGACACGATCACGGCACCTCTCCTGAGGGCATGCATCGCCGCTTCACGGCAGAGACCTTCCAGATCTGATCCGACATACCCGGATGTGTCCTTTGCAAGATTTTTGATGAGTTCTGATTTTACCGGATCTTTGAGCATGATTTCATGCCGCCTGAATGCAGAAGATATACGTCTTTTCTCTTCGTTGAACGGCAGAGCTGAGCCTTTTTCATACTTTTTCGCAGCCGAACCGAACTGTTTGCCGCTCACCGTTTTTCCGGCAAAACGTGTACAAAGGACCTCAAGCGAAGCGTCGTCAAGTCCGGAGAGGGAAGTCACCGTTTCATCAAACACCGACCCTTCGATCGGCATGTTCTGCATGTGAACTGCGAGAATTTCAGCCCGGTCTGCTTCTTCCGGCTCTGGAATGTAGACAAGACGATCAAAACGTCCGCTGCGGAGAAGCGCCGGATCGATGATATCGGGGCGGTTTGATGCCGCTAAAACCGCAACATCGTTCAGCTCTTCGATACCGTCCATCTCCGTGAGGATCTGATTCAGCACATTTTCATTCGTACGGCTGCCTTCCCCGGAACCCCGTGCCGGAGTGAGGGAGTCGAGTTCATCGAAAAAGATGATCGACGGCGCTACCTGACGGGCTTTTTTGAAGATCTCGCGAACAGCCTTCTCGGACTCTCCCACCCATTTTGACAAGAGTTCCGGACCTTTTATTGCAATAAAGTTTGCACCGCTTTCATGGGCAACGGCTTTGGCGATCAGGGTTTTTCCGGTTCCCGGAGGGCCGTAGAGGAGAACACCTTTTGGAGGTTTGATCCCAAGTTTTTCAAAGGCATCTTTTTTGGTGAGCGGATACTCTACCGATTCACGCACATCCCGGATGGCTTCACGGCATCCCCCGATATCGAACCAGGAGATGTCCGCAGTTTCAAGCGCGATCTCGCGCATGGCGGATGGGGACACTTCTCTTGAAGCGGCGATGAAATCAGCTGTGGTGACCTCGAGTTTTCCAAGGATCTCATCCGAGATCTTTTCCGTCTCGAGATTCGCGACATCGATCTGCCGGCGAAGAGCACGGATCGCGGCTTCACGGGCGAGAGATGCCAGATCGGCACCGACAAATCCTTTGGAGTTGGAGGCAAGAACGGACAGCAGTTTGTCACGTGCGAGTTCATACCGCGCAAGTTCGCGTTCGAGAACCTTTTCACTGGGATTGTTCCTGCGCAGAGACTTTAATTTCGCCATGCCTTCGAACGGCATGTTTTTCGTGTGGATCTGCAGGATCTCCATTCGGTCGGCATCGCTTGGAACGCCGATCTCGATCTCGCGGTCAAATCGACCCGGCCTGCGTAACGCCGGATCGATCGCATCCGGACGGTTTGTCGCGCCGATAACGATGACCTGTCCCCGCTCAGTTATACCGTCAAGTATGGTAAGAAGCTGGGCAACGACACGCCGCTCGACCTCGCCGTTTACATCTTCC
It encodes the following:
- a CDS encoding CDC48 family AAA ATPase, with the translated sequence MPTISLKVDSAYPEDQGSGKARLDPVSMRALNVSPGDLVRITGKSATVVKVWRSFETDWNLEKIRIDKYTRVNAGVNPGDRVTVEKIEEQIPATSVTLIPPSELSPVFPDEDDEYLLSLINFPVSEGDIIPVKTYHPGPPIELKVCEIEPENACILTKSTELIFEEDEEFASTQSITYEDIGGLKGELRRVREMIELPLRHPELFETLGIEPPKGVLLYGPPGTGKTLIAKAVANESGAHFISIAGPEIISKYYGESEQKLREIFEEAEENAPSIIFIDELDSIAPKREDVNGEVERRVVAQLLTILDGITERGQVIVIGATNRPDAIDPALRRPGRFDREIEIGVPSDADRMEILQIHTKNMPFEGMAKLKSLRRNNPSEKVLERELARYELARDKLLSVLASNSKGFVGADLASLAREAAIRALRRQIDVANLETEKISDEILGKLEVTTADFIAASREVSPSAMREIALETADISWFDIGGCREAIRDVRESVEYPLTKKDAFEKLGIKPPKGVLLYGPPGTGKTLIAKAVAHESGANFIAIKGPELLSKWVGESEKAVREIFKKARQVAPSIIFFDELDSLTPARGSGEGSRTNENVLNQILTEMDGIEELNDVAVLAASNRPDIIDPALLRSGRFDRLVYIPEPEEADRAEILAVHMQNMPIEGSVFDETVTSLSGLDDASLEVLCTRFAGKTVSGKQFGSAAKKYEKGSALPFNEEKRRISSAFRRHEIMLKDPVKSELIKNLAKDTSGYVGSDLEGLCREAAMHALRRGAVIVSADDFAEAKKRVHPTMNERVREYYQSISQKFKGGLPKEVQNLIEYQ
- a CDS encoding mRNA surveillance protein pelota codes for the protein MKAEVPEPLKRDGFGEYKLMPESVDDLWHLSHLISPGNTVYAVTLRTVDGPTDKLRSEKLEKRPVKIGVKCDKVEFVPESSRLRVFGLISYGPDMGQHHTLNIEAGYEIGVVRQWKPIDLARLERAVSSSVHGVVHIVAIEDGEAELYRVRQYGPERITTMTVGSGKSAELDSRQALFVELLAFLEKVTGSIVVAGPGFVKEDFVKFAKTKAPEIAERMLLADTRRCGYGAIQEAIGNGVLARVAEDLQLAKEVSFMDEVFLRIGQNGAVAYGKNEVRQSIDYGAAETILVADSFVRDANVSRMIEGAERLGANVIVLSTEFEPGTRLVGLGGVAALLRYKI